CGTATCGTGCGCGAAGGCGCCGACGTCACCATCGTGTCCTGGTCGATCGGAATGACCTACGCCTTGAAGGCTGCCGAGGAACTGGCGGGCGAAGGCATCAATGCCGAAGTGATCGACCTCAGGACGATCCGGCCGATGGATACCGAGACCATTGTCACTTCCGTGAAGAAGACCGGCCGTCTGGTCACCGTCGAGGAAGGTTGGCAGCAATCGGGCGTCGGCGCTGAGATCGCGGCGCGCGTCATGACGGAAGCCTTCGACTATCTCGACGCTCCGGTCGCGCGCGTGTCGGCCAAAGACGTGCCGATGCCCTATGCCGCCAATCTCGAGAAGCTTGCGCTGCCGTCGGTCGCCGAGGTTATCGAGGCGGTCAAGGCTGTCACCTACCGGTGAGCCGCCGTGGCAGGCGATGCCTCCCGTTTCATCCACCCCGGTTCCACCCGGGGTGGGAAGCCTGCAGGGCGCCTGACAATGCTCGCGCTACTCCACCCTCTTGAGGCCGCGCTGGGTGCATGACCGCTGACATGCCGGCCTACTGGTTTTTGAGGAAACGACCATGCCCGCCAATATCCTGATGCCAGCATTGTCGCCCACGATGGAGAAGGGCAACCTCGCCAAGTGGCTGAAGAAGGAAGGCGACAAGGTCTCGTCCGGTGATGTGCTCGCCGAGATCGAGACCGATAAAGCGACCATGGAGGTCGAGGCGGTCGACGAGGGCATCCTCGCCAAGATCGTCGTGCCTGAAGGCACAGCCGACGTGCCTGTGAACGAGCTCATCGCGGTCATCGCCAGTGACGGCGAGGACCCTAAGGAAGTCGCCGCCGGCGCCGGCAAGGGTGGAGCAGCCGCTGCGCCCGCGAAGAGCGAGGCCCCACAGACTGAACAGCCGGCCAAGGCGCCGGCAGCTGCCGAGGCCAAGCCTGCGGAAGCCAGACCTGCGGAAGCCAAGTCTGCCGAAGCCAAGTCTGCCGAAGCCAAGTCTGATGCTGCAGTGACCTCCGCGCCGCAACCGGTCGCGAAGCCGGCGGGCGAGGGGGGGCGGGTATTCGCCTCCCCACTCGCCAAGCGTCTTGCCCGGGACGGCGGCATCGACATTGCGGCTATCGCCGGCTCGGGCCCGCATGGCCGTGTCGTCGAGCGCGACGTGAAGGCCGCCCTTGCCGGGGGTGCGGCCAAGCCGGCGCCGGCGGCCGCTGCGCCCGCAGCTCAGGCACCGAAGACGGCCGCCACGCCGCTCGCGGCCGGCATGGCCGACGAGCAGGTCAAGAAGCTGTTCGAACCCGGCAGCTTCGAGGAGATCCCGCACGATTCGATGCGCAAGACCATCGCGCGCCGGCTGACCGAGTCCAAGCAGACGATCCCGCATTTCTACCTGTCGGTCGATTGCGAGCTCGATGCGCTGCTCGCCTTGCGGGAGCAGATCAACGCCGCAGCGCCGAAGGACGGCGAGGGCAAGCCTGCTTACAAGGTCTCGGTCAACGACTTCGTCATCAAGGCCCTTGCCGTGTCGCTCATACGCGTCCCGGACGCCAATGTCTCTTGGACGGACAGCGCCATGCTGCGCCACAAGCATGCGGATGTCGGTGTGGCCGTCGCGATTCCGGGCGGCCTCATCACGCCGGTGGTGCGCAAGGCGGAAACGAAGACGCTGTCCACCATCTCCAACGAGATGAAGGATTATGCGGCGCGCGCCC
This portion of the Chelatococcus sp. YT9 genome encodes:
- a CDS encoding pyruvate dehydrogenase complex dihydrolipoamide acetyltransferase, producing the protein MPANILMPALSPTMEKGNLAKWLKKEGDKVSSGDVLAEIETDKATMEVEAVDEGILAKIVVPEGTADVPVNELIAVIASDGEDPKEVAAGAGKGGAAAAPAKSEAPQTEQPAKAPAAAEAKPAEARPAEAKSAEAKSAEAKSDAAVTSAPQPVAKPAGEGGRVFASPLAKRLARDGGIDIAAIAGSGPHGRVVERDVKAALAGGAAKPAPAAAAPAAQAPKTAATPLAAGMADEQVKKLFEPGSFEEIPHDSMRKTIARRLTESKQTIPHFYLSVDCELDALLALREQINAAAPKDGEGKPAYKVSVNDFVIKALAVSLIRVPDANVSWTDSAMLRHKHADVGVAVAIPGGLITPVVRKAETKTLSTISNEMKDYAARARTRKLKPEEYQGGSTAVSNLGMFGIKDFSAVINPPHATILAVGAGEKRVVVKNNAPAIATVMTVTLSTDHRAVDGALGAELISAFKQLIENPMGMLV